GGTGGACCGCCCGCCGCACCCGGGCCGGCCGGGCGTCGAGATCGGGCCCCTCCCAGGAAAACGCGACGGGAATACCACCGCCCTGCGACTCCTCGACCAACGCCTCGATGTCCGCGCGAGTGCCCGTCGCATCGGTCAGCACATCCGTACCGGTGTCCCTCTCCACCGGGCCGAGGACCCCCAGCGCCTCCCGCAGCTCCTGCATCGCATCGCGCGTGGCACTCCGCACCAGCGCGGCCTCGTTTTGCAGCGCGGGCGCCTCCTTGAGCAGCGCCATCTCCAGCCCGCCCGCATGCAGGGAGACCAGGCTCAGCCGGTGCCCCACCAGATCGTGCATCTCCGCAGCGATACGCGACCGCTCACGCATACGCGACTCGCTGTCCGCCAGCCGCCGCGCCTCCTCGGCGGCGGCAGCCCGCTCCCGCAACGCCCGCAGCAGGCGGTCCTGCTGCCCCATGGAGATGCCGACCAGCCCTGGCACGACGACCGTGGTGGTGGCGAGCACCGCAGCGAGGGCAGGGCCGATCTCCCATCTGGACAGGCCCACCCACGGCGCGAACGCCACGCAGGTCACCAGCGCCGAGGCGGCCGCCGCGAGCAGCAGCCCGGCACGCCGCCGCGGCGTCTTAATCTGCCGGGCCGCGGTGTAGGCGGCCACCGCGGTCAACGGCGCCACAGCGGGCACCGCCCCCATCAGCGCCGCCAGCCCGACCAGACTGGCCACCGGGAACCGGCGCCGCACCAACACCAGCACCACTGCGACGCCGATGAGCCCCAGGGCCGCCGCCCCGCCCGCCGGCCCGAGGTAGCTCACCAACCCGTCGCTCCGGCACATCAGCAGCACCAGCGCCCCCGCCAGGACCACCTCACCCGCCGCCCGCCACAGCAGCCACCGCCCTTGCTCCCCGGGCCCCGCAAAGAGGCTCAGGGCCGGGCGGTTCTGGGTGACGGGCGAAGCGCTGAACGACATAACGCCGATTATCACGGCCCCGCAGCAGGGGTTCCCTGGTCCTTGAGGGTGACCCTGCCTCTACCAAAAGGCAGAGGACCTGCCGGAGGCGGCGGGAACGGGTACGCCCGAGGTGAGGCCCGGACGCGGCTCGGCCGGCCGGCGCTCAGGTGCCGCAGGCAGGCCGCACGGCGCCCTCGGCGCATGGGCGAAGTGCCCAGTGTGGAGAGGTGCTGCCGCAAACCGGCTGCGGAGACCCGACCGTGATTCACCACCCATCGCCGATCGACAAGCCTCTGCCGCCGCGCGCTCAACATTGCAGCAGGGCGTGCCCCATCCGTGCCCTTCAG
This portion of the Streptomyces caniferus genome encodes:
- a CDS encoding sensor histidine kinase, with amino-acid sequence MSFSASPVTQNRPALSLFAGPGEQGRWLLWRAAGEVVLAGALVLLMCRSDGLVSYLGPAGGAAALGLIGVAVVLVLVRRRFPVASLVGLAALMGAVPAVAPLTAVAAYTAARQIKTPRRRAGLLLAAAASALVTCVAFAPWVGLSRWEIGPALAAVLATTTVVVPGLVGISMGQQDRLLRALRERAAAAEEARRLADSESRMRERSRIAAEMHDLVGHRLSLVSLHAGGLEMALLKEAPALQNEAALVRSATRDAMQELREALGVLGPVERDTGTDVLTDATGTRADIEALVEESQGGGIPVAFSWEGPDLDARPARVRRAVHRVVRESLTNVHRYAAGAHVTVAVRHTDERVAVEVRNGVPPVAPAAATGLGSGQGLIGLRERVALLGGALEAERTPGGGFAVAADIPADPGPGAEMADAEAYDNGPVAVDGPGSGLSALQRRLGVAVSGLLGLVGVGVLMMFGLVLVDQAQHSPEPPSGEEPRLGMSRKQVEGAVGSDSDTSRAVAAGREPPRPGSATDCMYTNMGEKLKSGRLEAVRYCFRSDSLMAIDRFTVPVVTEPPGGSRTHD